A genomic window from Solanum stenotomum isolate F172 chromosome 10, ASM1918654v1, whole genome shotgun sequence includes:
- the LOC125842082 gene encoding endoplasmic reticulum oxidoreductin-1-like, translating into MTYVNLQLNPERYTGYSGPYAKRIWDAIYLDNCPKYLAGEICPEKNILYKLISGLHSSISIHIAADYLLDEALNTWGRNLTLMYDRVLKFPDRVDNLYFTFLFVLRAVTKAANYLDKASYDTGNPEDDLKTQSWIEQLVYHPKLKFACPLPFNEVRLWKGKGEPDLMQQIQKQFRNISALMDCIGCEKCRLWGKLQFLGLGTALKILFSVNSQEHLHKMFQFQQNEVIALINLLNRLSESIMLVHEMWPSLEKVMGKQVSTPSDQPSMTGGHV; encoded by the exons ATGACATATGTTAATCTCCAATTGAACCCTGAACGATACACTGGATACAGTGGTCCATATGCTAAAAGAATATGGGATGCCATTTATCTAGATAACTGCCCAAAAT ATCTAGCTGGAGAGATTTGCCCCgagaaaaatatattgtataaatTAATATCTGGCCTTCACTCCTCAATTTCTATTCATATAGCAGCTGATTACTTGCTTGATGAAGCATTAAACACG TGGGGACGGAATCTTACTTTGATGTATGACCGTGTCTTAAAATTCCCAGACCGTGTTGACAACCTATACTTCACTTTCCTATTTGTGCTCCGTGCGGTTACCAAA GCAGCAAACTACTTGGACAAGGCTTCATATGATACTGGAAACCCTGAGGATGACCTGAAAACACAATCTTGGATTGAGCAATTGGTTTACCATCCCAAACTGAAATTTGCATGTCCTTTACCTTTTAATGAGGTGAGGTTGTGGAAAGGTAAAGGCGAGCCTGACCTGATGCAGCAAATTCAAAAGCAGTTCAGAAATATCAG TGCATTGATGGACTGCATTGGATGTGAAAAGTGTCGTCTTTGGGGAAAGCTTCAGTTTCTTGGTCTTGGTACTGCATTAAAGATCCTATTTTCCGTCAATTCTCAGGAACATTTACATAAAATG tttcagtttcaaCAGAATGAAGTTATTGCATTGATTAACTTACTGAATCGGCTTTCAGAATCCATTATGCTTGTACATGAAATGTGGCCTTCCCTAGAAAAGGTTATGGGAAAACAAGTTTCTACACCTAGTGACCAACCATCGATGACAGGGGGTCATGTATAA
- the LOC125842840 gene encoding uncharacterized protein LOC125842840: protein MTYSLEEFNNHFVEFKNKFPTEVVIPEHDIGFEKRSRRRFPGNGYGVITTNIAKSLNAMLIYEREYPVASIFNSIAKRFGELFRERHAYILKSIDVTINVNLLEKSCSCSEYDLIKISCAHTMAALRSKHGNEYGMSIYLYSLTLYKVEAYLLAYMDSINVVPLKSQWCVPEELLNVNIFLPLVDIKLGIKRRKRVKGIGENFKSKRRNKCSICKRTRHKRTTCVNNKS, encoded by the exons ATGACTTATTCTTTGGAAGAGTTTAACAATCATTTTGTAGAATTCAAGAACAAATTCCCCACGGAAGTCGTCATCCCTGAGCATGATATTGGTTTTGAGAAGAGGAGCAGGAGACGTTTCCCTGGTAATGGATATGGTGTGATTACCACAAATATCGCTAAGTCACTCAATGCTATGTTGATATACGAAAGAGAGTATCCTGTGGCATCTATATTTAATTCGATTGCTAAGAGGTTTGGAGAATTATTTAGGGAGAGGCATGCATATATCCTCAAATCAATAG ATGTTACAATCAATGTAAACCTACTGGAAAAGTCATGTTCTTGTAGTGAATATGACTTGATCAAGATATCTTGTGCTCACACGATGGCCGCTTTGCGATCGAAGCATGGCAATGAGTATGGTATGAGCATCTATTTGTACTCTTTGactttgtataaagttgaagcATACCTTCTTGCGTACATGGATTCTATTAATGTTGTCCCTCTCAAGTCGCAATGGTGTGTGCCAGAAGAATTGCTTAATGTGAATATTTTTCTACCTCTTGTCGATATCAAGCTtggaataaaaagaagaaaacgtGTCAAAGGCATTGGTGAGAATTTCAAGAGCAAGAGAAGGAACAAATGTTCAATTTGTAAGAGAACCAGACACAAGAGAACTACATGTGTGAACAACAAATCTTAA
- the LOC125842842 gene encoding uncharacterized protein LOC125842842, translating to MAELQRAHVSRTNWQMKCGGGSLDCKWIFHGERLSSRNTPLSRNHDDIDGLLHDTFRNIEGETGHGEGEREGLSEDAKRFFKLVDEGKKELYPGCENFSKLSFIIRLYLLKSVHGLSDVAFTDLLDLLKEAFPFAQLLESFSKAKKMIKDLGLGYDKIHACPNDCMLFWNENAEKDNCSVCGSSRWSNEGNDTTNASSKIPAKILRYFPLKPRLQRMFMCPETTIAMRWHDSERPNDGNIRYPADGEAWKDFDSMHPNFSKDPRNVRLDLSSDGFNPFRTMSISHSTWPVMLMNYNLSPWICMKPEYMMLSMIIPGPSSPGQDIDVYLQPLIVELKELLEFGIETYDAHTNQIFQMRAALMWTISDFPALAMLSEWSTKGKLACPTCNYDTCSQYLKHSRKMCYLGHRAFLPPDHPFRRDKKSFNGEEDHRPAPTSLSGIKVLEKLHDFNNVFGKGNKKRRRNNEDPWKKRSIFFELPYWKHNKLRHNLDVMHIEKNICDSLLGTLLDIPGKSKDHVNSRYDLQEMGIRKELHPRKDNTNEKSSFS from the exons ATGGCGGAGTTGCAGAGGGCTCACGTTAGCAGAACAAATTGGCAAATG AAATGTGGTGGAGGTTCACTTGATTGTAAATGGATTTTTCACGGGGAGAGACTTTCCTCACGAAATACACCACTTTCACGCAACCATGATGATATTGATGGACTACTTCATGATACATTTCGAAATATCGAGGGTGAAACAGGGCATGGAGAAGGAGAGAGAGAAGGGCTGTCTGAAGATGCAAagagattttttaaattagtggatgaaggaaaaaaagagcTATATCCAGGGTGTGAGAACTTCAGTAAGCTGAGTTTCATCATTCGGCTATACTTGCTTAAATCTGTACATGGGTTGAGTGATGTGGCTTTTACTGATCTGTTAGACTTGTTAAAAGAAGCATTTCCCTTTGCTCAACTGCTTGAGTCTTTCAGTAAAgctaaaaaaatgataaaagatTTGGGTCTCGGCTATGACAAAATACATGCATGCCCTAACGATTGCATGTTATTTTGGAATGAAAATGCGGAGAAAGATAATTGCTCTGTGTGTGGGTCTTCTAGATGGTCAAATGAGGGTAATGACACGACTAATGCAAGCTCTAAAATACCAGCAAAGATTTTAAGGTACTTTCCTTTAAAGCCTAGGCTTCAGAGAATGTTTATGTGTCCTGAAACAACTATTGCAATGAGATGGCATGATTCTGAACGACCTAATGATGGGAATATAAGGTATCCTGCTGATGGAGAAGCTTGGAAGGATTTTGATTCTATGCATCCAAACTTCTCAAAAGATCCTCGTAATGTTCGATTGGACCTTTCAAGTGATGGTTTCAATCCATTTCGAACCATGAGCATTTCCCATAGTACCTGGCCTGTTATGTTGATGAACTATAATTTATCACCATGGATTTGCATGAAGCCAGAGTATATGATGTTGTCGATGATCATTCCAGGGCCATCATCTCCTGGACAGGATATAGATGTGTACCTACAACCattaattgttgaattgaaGGAACTATTGGAATTTGGGATAGAAACATATGATGCTCATacaaatcaaatatttcaaatgcGTGCAGCTTTAATGTGGACAATTAGTGATTTTCCAGCGCTAGCAATGCTTTCTGAATGGAGTACTAAGGGAAAATTAGCATGTCCCACATGTAACTACGACACATGCTCTCAATATCTCAAACATAGTCGTAAAATGTGTTACTTAGGTCATCGGGCATTTTTGCCTCCTGATCATCCATTTAGAAGAGACAAAAAATCTTTTAATGGAGAGGAGGATCATAGACCTGCACCTACGTCCTTGTCGGGCATAAAAGTCTTGGAAAAGTTACATGATTTCAATAATGTTTTTGGGAAGGGCAACAAAAAAAGACGTCGAAATAATGAGGATCCATGGAAGAAAAGATCCATCTTTTTTGAATTACCATATTGGAAACATAATAAGTTAAGGCACaatcttgatgtgatgcatattgagaaaaatatatgtgataGTTTGCTTGGGACTTTATTAGATATCCCAGGAAAGTCAAAAGATCACGTTAATTCTCGCTATGACTTGCAAGAAATGGGGATACGAAAGGAGCTTCATCCAAGGAAAGATAATACAAATGAAAAAAGCTCATTTAGCTAA